The genomic window TTAGTCTTACTTTCAATACTAATACTACCACTCAAAGAGTTTATCTTAGATTTAACTACATCTAACCCAACGCCTCTACCTGAAACATCACTAACTTTGTCAGCTGTGCTAAATCCTGGACTTAGGATTAGATTTATTAAACTATTTTCATCCATTCTCTCTGCTTCTTGTTCAGTTATTATACCTTTTTCAATTGCTTTTTGTTTAACTTTTTCTATATTAATTCCATTTCCATCATCTTCCACGATAATAATAATTGAGTTACCTTCTTGTTTAGCTATTAAACTTAAATTACCCATGGCTGGTTTACCATTCTTTTCTCTATCACTTGGATTTTCTATTCCATGATCCATAGAATTTCTAATTAAGTGTACTAAAGGATCACCGATTTCATCAATTACTGTTCTATCTAATTCGGTTTCCTTTCCTTCTAAGGATAAATTAACTTCTTTACCAAGTTCTTTAGCTAAATCTCTCACCATTCTTGGAAATCTATTAAACACTTGTTCAATAGGTACCATCCGTACATCCATGACAATATTTTGTAAATCCGAGGTAATTCTATCAACTTGCTCTATAGTTTCATGTAAAGAAGATGTATCATTTGTCTTAATTAATTGCTCAAGACGTGTTTTGTTTATTACTAACTCACCAACTAGATTCATTAGTTTATCAAGTTTACCAATATCAACGCGTACGGTTTGATGAAGTTTATTATTTTTTGTTGCTTCTTTTTTATTTTCCTCTTTTGGATTTGCATCCTCTGTTACCTCTATTTCTTGCTCTAAATCAATTAGTTTAATTTCTTTTACAGATATCTCACTAATTTTATTTAATTCTTTATTAATATCATCACTATTATAATTAGTAGCTAAAAACACTATAATCTCATCATCGAATTTTTCTTCCTCTATATCTTCGGCAGTAGGGATTGTTTTAATTATTTCTCCTAATCTTTCTAAAGAATTAGAAATCATAAAAGCTCTTACCGATTTCATAACACATTGTTCATCAAATAAAACATGAATATGATACACATTCATATTTTGATCTTGGGCTATATTAATAATATTGATTTCGTATTTATCTAACTCTACGTTTAAACTTTCACTTTGTTTTTGCTCACTATCTTCAATTACAGGGGCTTCGCCCTCTTCATGTTTAGATAACAATACTACTAATTCTGATATATCATATTTATCTTCACTACCCTCAACTATAGAATTAATCATTTTTTCTAATGCATCAACACATTTAAATAGAACATCGCAAAGATTTTGTGAAAAGGCTAATTTATCACTTCTTAATAAATCTAAAACATTCTCCATTTTATGTGTCAATTCACTAACTTGTTCAAATCCCATAGTTGCTGACATCCCTTTTAAAGTATGAGCAGCTCTAAAAATTTCATCAATTGAGCTTTTATTAGGGTTTTGCTCTAAATTAAGTAACTCACTATTTAAATTTTGTAAATGCTCTTTAGCTTCTTCAATAAATATATCCATATATTCATTTAAAATCATAAAGCATACCTCCAGACCAAAATTAGGCTAATGCTTTTTTAGCTGCTTCAATTACTCTATCAGCCTGAAAAGGTTTGACTATAAAATCTGTCGCCCCTGCTTGAATAGCCTCAATTACCATTGCTTTCTGTCCCATTGCACTACACATAATCACCTTAGCATTTGGATTTACTTCTTTAATCTTCTTTACTGCTTCTACACCATCTAATTCCGGCATAGTTATATCCATAGTTACTAAATCTGGCTCTAACTCTTTATATTTTTCTATTGCTTTTAATCCATTTTCAGCTTCACCAACTACTTCAAAACCATTCTTAGATAATATATCTTTTATCATCATTCTCATGAAGCTAGCGTCATCTACTACTAAAACCTTATAAGCCATGTATTTTAGCCCTCCTTATTAATCCAAACGTTTTCTCAAGCGTTATTTATATTTATTCCGTTCTGAGATACTATGTTCCATATTTAATATACTTTTATTTTATTAAATCATTACTAAATAGTAAATCTATTTACTATATTATTTAATCTTTCTACAAATTGAGTTTGTTTTTCACACATTTTAGCTACACCTTCAATTGCTCCTGTTGTTTCATTGATATTATTAGATATTTCCTGAGTTCCAGCATTTGATTCTTCAACTGTCGCTGCTACTTCTTCCATAGCAGAACTAGTTTGTTCGGTTGAGGATAAAATTTGCTCAGTGTTAGCGACAAAGTCTTTAATCATGCCACCAATTAATTCAGCATCGTTTTCATATTCTTTACTAATCTCCACTAGTTCTTTATAATCACCTAAAACTTTTTCATCTATAAATTCTAAAATTCCACTAGCATTTGTTGAAAGATTAGTAAATGATTCTTGAACAAGGTTTATAACATTATGTATCTTTGCAACGGTTTCTCCAGATTGCTCTGCAAGTTTTCTAACCTCATCCGCCACTACAGCAAATCCTTTACCATGCTCGCCAGCCCTAGCTGCTTCAATTGCTGCATTTAAGGCTAGAAGGTTTGTTTGACCAGCTATATCAGAAATAATTTTTGCCATATTCCCAATTTCTGAAACTACTTTACCATCTTCGATAGCTTTTAGAATTATTTGTTGTTTTTCTCCATATAGCTCAGTCACAACTTTTTCTGAATTGGTTGCATTTGTTTTAATTTTTTCTGCTTTTAGTTCAATATCTTTTAATACTCTATTTCCTTCATTTGCCTTGTCACTTAAACGTAAAGCAATCGTGTTTAAATCTTGGGCTGAGGCTGCTATTTCTTCTGTTGTCGCTGTAGTTTCTTCCATCCCAGCTGCAATTTGCTGCGTACTTGAATTTATGTTATCTGCTTGGGCATTAATTTCCTGGGTAGTTGCTGCTAATTCTTCACTAGATCTACTTAATTCTTCAGCACCACCCATTACTTCTTGTACTAATTCTCGTAAATTCAGAATCATTTTACCAAAGTTCTCAGATAATTTCCCTATTTCATCATTACCTTCTGAGTTTACCTGCACCGCTAAATTACCATTGGCTACTTCATCTGTAACCTTTGATAAATCTTTAATTGGTTTTATTAAACGACGAACTACAAAATAAATTATCGCTACTAAAAGAGCTAAAATAATTAAACAAATCATGATTGCAAAATTAGTTTGTTTTTTAATAGGCCCTTTTATCACTTCTTCGGGAATAATTACACCTACAGACCAATTGGTTAATTCGACAGGTTCATAGAAATAATATTGTCCGACACCATTATGTTCGGCTAAATCCCAGCCAGTATCGCCAGCAATCATTTTGGTATAGATTTCACCTAATTTACCAGTTTCTTTTGTTAAATTATCTGTCATAATTAAAGATTCTTCAGGATGAGCTATTACAGTTCCTGTTTGATCTAGTAAAAAGGCATAGCCTCCTTCATAAGGCTTGATCGCATTCACAATTTCTTTAATATCTGATAAAAAGATATCCATTACTATTAATCCTAAATAATTAGAATCTTGATAAACTGGTGCAGTTATTGATAATACATCTTTACCTGTTACTCCATCCACATAGGGTTTAGTAAAATGGACTTTGTCAGCTTGTTTACCTTCAGTGTACCATGAGCGATTATCATTTCTAAACTCAGCATCTTGGGTACTTTCATTGACATCAAAAAAGTTTTGGCTTTTTTCAGAAGCAAAATAAATATTCCCAATATTCTTATCTGTCTTGCTAATGTCCTTAATAGTATGCAAATATTGCTGGTATTCACTCTTTTCCGTATATACACTCGGACTACGTTCTCCTGTAATTGCTCCAAAATTAATTACATCTCTGGAATTAGCAAGTGAAGTGACAATTCCAACATGCTTTTGTAAAATAGCTTCAATTTTAGATGAAGCTGCATCAGTAGCCTCAGTACCAGCCCTTTCAGCTCCTTGCCAACCAACCTTTTCAATACCTATTAAATTGAACGAAACTAAAACTAAAAATCCTAAAATAATACACATACTTACAGGCAGAATAATTTTTGATGCAATAGAATTTTTATACCACTTCAAAACCACCACTCCCAATACATATTTTGTTAAAATTAATAAATGCTAATAGTTACTTCAATTACCTATTATATCATATTGCGTGTTAATCCTCATTTAATTCTGAAATTTCTCACAAAAAAAATGCTAACTTTGTAGTCAGCATTTTAGAATTTCAATTAAATTATTAATATCTTCTGTTAATTCTGCAATCTGAAATAAATTCTTATTCCCTCTCGGTAAAATGAATTCTATACTTCTAGCATGTAAGGCTTGCCTTTTAATAAACTTACTTTTTTCTTCATTATATAAGTCATCTCCAATTATAGGATGACCTATGTACTTCATATGAACTCTTAATTGATGAGTTCTTCCGGTTAAAGGATTTAGCTCTACTAAGGAAGAGTCGTTATATTCTTCTAAAACCCTGTAACTAGTTAAAGCTTCTTTACCGTCAATTGCAACTTTTCTTACGATATTATCAGTATTTTCTCTTGCAATAGGTGCATTTATTAGTCCTTGCTTGTTTTTCATTTTTCCCTCTACTACGGCCCAGTATACTTTTTTTACCTTTTGCTCTCGGATTTGATTTTGTACAAAATTGTGAGCATGTAAATTTTTAGAAACCATGATTACACCTGAAGTATTTTTATCAAGCCGATTAATGAACCTAAACTTTGCCTTTAGATTGTTTTGCTGAAAGTAAAATGCTATTACATTTGCTAATGTATTATGTAGATTATTTCTTGTAGGATGAGTAACCAGAAAAGGATCTTTATTAATAAGTAATAAATCATTATCTTCATAAATGATTTCTAAGGGTTTTTCAAATGGACTTTCATCATAAAGCTCTTCACCAATATCCACCATTAGTTGATCAAAGCCTTTAAGCTTTTGATAAAGTCGCACCGGATTATTATTTAAATACACTTTTCCTTCCTTCTTAATTTTAATTAGCAAGGCATCAGAAAAAAATTTATTTTTTAAAAATTCTTTTATTGTATATGAAGTAAATATATCTTCTACAATAAATGTAAATATATGAATACTTTCTTCATTTTTCACCATATCTAACCCCAACTTAATATTTTTATCCAAGTAAATTTATTGCGTCTAATATCCTAGGTATAGCTTGTTTTTTACGTGATACTAAGTTTTCAACAAACATACCTTGAATTGGAATTTGATCAAAAGCTTTCTGTATGACACTATTATTAGAGCTTTTAAATAAAATATAAGAACCATTTTTCAAAATATCTGTAACTAATATAATTGTTAAGAAATAATTCTTTTGATTATTGACTTTATCTATGTAATTAATAAATTCGTTTTTTCTATTAAATACATCTTCGATATCTAAAGTAAATACTTGACCTATACCTATTTTATTTTCACCTATATTAAACTCTTTAAAATCTTTATAAAAAATTTCTTCGATGCTTTGGCCTTCAAGAGAACTTCCTGCTCGAAACATATCCATAGCAAATTTATCAATATCCAGGTTTAAAATTTTATTTAATTCACTTAAAGCATTTTTATC from Desulfonispora thiosulfatigenes DSM 11270 includes these protein-coding regions:
- a CDS encoding chemotaxis protein CheA, encoding MILNEYMDIFIEEAKEHLQNLNSELLNLEQNPNKSSIDEIFRAAHTLKGMSATMGFEQVSELTHKMENVLDLLRSDKLAFSQNLCDVLFKCVDALEKMINSIVEGSEDKYDISELVVLLSKHEEGEAPVIEDSEQKQSESLNVELDKYEINIINIAQDQNMNVYHIHVLFDEQCVMKSVRAFMISNSLERLGEIIKTIPTAEDIEEEKFDDEIIVFLATNYNSDDINKELNKISEISVKEIKLIDLEQEIEVTEDANPKEENKKEATKNNKLHQTVRVDIGKLDKLMNLVGELVINKTRLEQLIKTNDTSSLHETIEQVDRITSDLQNIVMDVRMVPIEQVFNRFPRMVRDLAKELGKEVNLSLEGKETELDRTVIDEIGDPLVHLIRNSMDHGIENPSDREKNGKPAMGNLSLIAKQEGNSIIIIVEDDGNGINIEKVKQKAIEKGIITEQEAERMDENSLINLILSPGFSTADKVSDVSGRGVGLDVVKSKINSLSGSISIESKTNIGSRFTIKLPLTLAIIQALMVKVEDETFAIPLANIDETTSIKVSDIKNIQGQEVMVLRGNVLPLLRLTDTLNVPIVDSSEKDELFVVIARRNDQQIGLVVNELIGQQEIVISSLGKLLNGIPGISGAAILGDGTVSLILDVNTLF
- a CDS encoding response regulator, which encodes MAYKVLVVDDASFMRMMIKDILSKNGFEVVGEAENGLKAIEKYKELEPDLVTMDITMPELDGVEAVKKIKEVNPNAKVIMCSAMGQKAMVIEAIQAGATDFIVKPFQADRVIEAAKKALA
- a CDS encoding RluA family pseudouridine synthase, with protein sequence MKNEESIHIFTFIVEDIFTSYTIKEFLKNKFFSDALLIKIKKEGKVYLNNNPVRLYQKLKGFDQLMVDIGEELYDESPFEKPLEIIYEDNDLLLINKDPFLVTHPTRNNLHNTLANVIAFYFQQNNLKAKFRFINRLDKNTSGVIMVSKNLHAHNFVQNQIREQKVKKVYWAVVEGKMKNKQGLINAPIARENTDNIVRKVAIDGKEALTSYRVLEEYNDSSLVELNPLTGRTHQLRVHMKYIGHPIIGDDLYNEEKSKFIKRQALHARSIEFILPRGNKNLFQIAELTEDINNLIEILKC
- a CDS encoding methyl-accepting chemotaxis protein, producing the protein MKWYKNSIASKIILPVSMCIILGFLVLVSFNLIGIEKVGWQGAERAGTEATDAASSKIEAILQKHVGIVTSLANSRDVINFGAITGERSPSVYTEKSEYQQYLHTIKDISKTDKNIGNIYFASEKSQNFFDVNESTQDAEFRNDNRSWYTEGKQADKVHFTKPYVDGVTGKDVLSITAPVYQDSNYLGLIVMDIFLSDIKEIVNAIKPYEGGYAFLLDQTGTVIAHPEESLIMTDNLTKETGKLGEIYTKMIAGDTGWDLAEHNGVGQYYFYEPVELTNWSVGVIIPEEVIKGPIKKQTNFAIMICLIILALLVAIIYFVVRRLIKPIKDLSKVTDEVANGNLAVQVNSEGNDEIGKLSENFGKMILNLRELVQEVMGGAEELSRSSEELAATTQEINAQADNINSSTQQIAAGMEETTATTEEIAASAQDLNTIALRLSDKANEGNRVLKDIELKAEKIKTNATNSEKVVTELYGEKQQIILKAIEDGKVVSEIGNMAKIISDIAGQTNLLALNAAIEAARAGEHGKGFAVVADEVRKLAEQSGETVAKIHNVINLVQESFTNLSTNASGILEFIDEKVLGDYKELVEISKEYENDAELIGGMIKDFVANTEQILSSTEQTSSAMEEVAATVEESNAGTQEISNNINETTGAIEGVAKMCEKQTQFVERLNNIVNRFTI